From a region of the Mycolicibacterium sp. MU0050 genome:
- a CDS encoding alpha/beta hydrolase: protein MAERVTFTSGGIRCVGQLYRSTRPRSHCILMCTGFGGTQDTPALTATARDFAAAGYHVLTFDYRSFGHSDGQPRQVVSIEGQLADIAAAIGCARRLDGVDGVVLWGTSLGGGHVVAAGSRDPSVAAVIAQIPFNGFPRRVAGRSAATTLRLLALMGADWLRGKLGLPPHYLRAIAGRGELAVMASDEASRVIAGMTSHTWRNEVAPRGLVEMMRYRPADFAPEVRCPVLVCIGDRDAETPPELSKALADAVPRGEVQTYPVAHFEFYTDDVRPRVVADQIDFLGRVLAP, encoded by the coding sequence ATGGCCGAACGAGTCACGTTCACCTCGGGTGGGATCCGCTGTGTGGGGCAGCTGTACCGGAGCACCCGGCCACGCAGCCATTGCATCCTGATGTGCACCGGATTCGGCGGCACCCAGGACACGCCGGCCCTGACGGCGACCGCGCGCGACTTCGCGGCGGCCGGCTATCACGTCCTGACCTTCGATTACCGCAGCTTCGGCCACAGCGACGGGCAGCCCCGGCAGGTGGTGAGCATCGAGGGCCAACTCGCCGACATCGCCGCGGCCATCGGCTGCGCCCGACGACTCGACGGTGTCGACGGCGTCGTGCTCTGGGGAACCTCGCTGGGCGGCGGCCACGTCGTGGCGGCCGGGTCGCGGGACCCGAGCGTCGCGGCGGTGATCGCCCAGATCCCGTTCAACGGGTTCCCGCGCAGGGTCGCCGGCCGGTCCGCGGCGACCACCCTGCGGCTGCTGGCACTCATGGGCGCGGACTGGCTGCGCGGCAAGCTCGGGCTCCCGCCGCACTACCTGCGGGCCATCGCGGGCCGCGGCGAACTCGCGGTGATGGCCAGCGACGAGGCGTCCCGCGTCATCGCCGGAATGACCAGCCACACCTGGCGTAACGAGGTGGCACCGCGCGGGCTGGTCGAGATGATGCGTTATCGGCCGGCCGATTTCGCGCCGGAAGTGCGCTGCCCGGTACTGGTGTGTATCGGGGACCGCGACGCCGAGACGCCGCCGGAGCTCTCGAAAGCGCTGGCCGACGCCGTGCCGCGCGGCGAGGTGCAGACCTACCCGGTCGCCCATTTCGAGTTCTACACCGACGACGTCCGCCCGCGGGTGGTTGCCGATCAGATCGATTTCCTGGGGCGGGTCCTGGCGCCCTGA